From one Brevibacterium sp. 'Marine' genomic stretch:
- a CDS encoding mismatch-specific DNA-glycosylase produces the protein MSEDNFVSNRRPSPLGGRKPTKDDLADFATDDPNAIDDILPSDSSGLKLLIVGINPGLWTAAVNAPFARPGNRFWPSLHQAGLTDHQVDASRGLEPADEQQLLRRGIGLTNLIGRATVRADELSRQELREGAAHLIGRLSDVRPRAVAIAGITAFRTGFAQPKAQLGQQDTTLIEGWPDEVALHVVPQPSGLNAHYQVADLARIWREVWESIDD, from the coding sequence GTGAGTGAGGACAACTTCGTCAGCAATCGTCGGCCATCGCCTCTGGGCGGCCGCAAACCGACCAAGGACGATCTCGCGGATTTCGCGACGGATGATCCGAATGCGATCGACGATATTCTGCCGAGCGATTCCTCAGGGCTGAAGCTGCTCATCGTCGGCATCAACCCGGGGCTGTGGACGGCTGCGGTGAATGCGCCGTTCGCGCGTCCCGGCAATCGGTTCTGGCCGTCTCTGCATCAGGCGGGCCTGACCGACCACCAGGTCGATGCCTCTCGTGGGCTCGAGCCTGCGGATGAACAGCAGCTGCTGCGTCGCGGCATCGGCCTGACCAACCTCATCGGGCGAGCCACTGTCCGGGCCGACGAACTCTCCCGGCAGGAGCTGCGCGAGGGGGCGGCCCACCTCATCGGACGTCTTTCCGATGTCCGCCCCCGTGCCGTGGCGATCGCCGGGATCACCGCGTTCAGGACTGGTTTCGCACAGCCGAAGGCTCAGCTCGGTCAGCAGGATACGACGCTGATCGAAGGGTGGCCCGATGAGGTGGCTCTGCATGTGGTGCCGCAGCCCAGCGGGCTCAACGCCCACTACCAGGTCGCCGACCTCGCCCGGATCTGGCGCGAGGTGTGGGAGAGCATCGACGACTGA
- a CDS encoding SRPBCC family protein: protein MSHEHVTPQPGESAPFHFDDRWIVDAGIESVWAVLERVDQWPGWWPGLTAAEKVGAAQADVDAADLPVTPGSRARLLVHAPIGWSLRFSIEVDEVDAPHLIRFRANGDLRGEGRWTLTASAGVTTIDSLWCVTTSRTTIRAMRPLSGLMHGAVMRAGERGLRSRLADRSGS from the coding sequence ATGAGCCACGAACATGTGACCCCACAGCCCGGAGAGTCCGCACCCTTCCATTTCGACGACCGGTGGATCGTCGACGCCGGAATCGAATCGGTGTGGGCTGTTCTGGAACGGGTCGACCAGTGGCCGGGGTGGTGGCCGGGACTGACAGCAGCCGAAAAGGTCGGAGCAGCACAGGCTGACGTTGACGCCGCCGATCTTCCGGTGACCCCAGGCAGTCGAGCCCGCCTTCTGGTCCACGCACCGATCGGGTGGTCCCTGCGCTTCTCCATCGAAGTCGACGAGGTCGATGCGCCCCATCTCATCCGTTTCCGGGCGAATGGTGATCTGCGGGGCGAGGGCCGATGGACTCTGACCGCCTCGGCAGGCGTGACGACAATCGATTCTCTGTGGTGTGTGACGACGAGCAGAACGACTATCCGAGCGATGCGACCGCTGTCCGGACTCATGCACGGAGCAGTGATGAGAGCCGGTGAGCGGGGACTGCGATCACGACTGGCCGACCGGTCCGGCTCCTGA
- a CDS encoding ThiF family adenylyltransferase, with protein MTTAASTPPSLPPLVDPVDSLSRTELERYSRHLSLPGFGLQGQRRLRAASVLVIGAGGLGSPVLSNLAAAGVGQLTIIDDDVVESSNLQRQIIHRDDDVGRPKVTSAADAVHRLDPNFEVRTIEERLSPENALGLFAAHDVVIDGADNFATRYLSNDAAELTGTPLVWGTIFRFAGQVSTFVPGHGPMLRDLFPDIPEPDSVPNCAEGGVLGVLCGTVGSAMATEAIKLICGIGTPFIGRLLRYEALTGEYTTLRFSPDPDRPPVTDLTEVAAACAVDLDGGGMAEPAADEIDVAEFLSVEDDVLVVDLREDWERELAVIPGSVHLPLGGLRDGGWRALESALGDSGRAGSPVDIVIHCKSGARSAEAAQILSGSVPAGFRLRSLAGGIDAWEAAARAPADQRDQ; from the coding sequence ATGACCACCGCTGCCTCCACTCCTCCGTCGCTGCCGCCGCTCGTCGACCCCGTGGACTCCCTGTCCCGGACGGAGCTGGAACGCTACTCCCGGCACCTGAGCCTGCCGGGATTCGGACTTCAGGGACAACGGCGTCTGCGGGCCGCCTCGGTGCTGGTCATCGGCGCCGGAGGACTCGGTTCACCGGTGCTCAGCAATCTCGCCGCTGCCGGCGTCGGACAGCTGACCATCATCGATGACGATGTGGTCGAGTCGTCGAACCTGCAGCGCCAGATCATCCACCGGGATGACGATGTGGGTCGACCGAAGGTCACCTCTGCCGCCGATGCCGTGCACCGGCTCGATCCGAACTTCGAGGTGCGCACGATCGAGGAACGGCTGAGCCCGGAGAATGCGCTCGGTCTCTTCGCTGCACACGATGTCGTCATCGACGGGGCGGACAACTTCGCGACCAGGTACCTGTCCAATGATGCCGCCGAACTCACCGGCACCCCGCTGGTGTGGGGCACGATCTTCCGCTTCGCCGGTCAGGTGAGCACGTTCGTCCCCGGTCACGGGCCGATGCTGCGCGACCTGTTCCCGGATATCCCGGAACCCGATTCGGTGCCCAACTGCGCCGAGGGCGGAGTCCTCGGCGTCCTGTGCGGAACCGTGGGCTCGGCGATGGCGACCGAGGCGATCAAACTCATCTGCGGCATCGGCACCCCTTTCATCGGTCGGCTGCTGCGCTATGAGGCGTTGACCGGGGAGTACACGACCCTGCGGTTCTCCCCCGATCCCGACCGTCCCCCGGTCACTGATCTCACCGAGGTGGCCGCCGCCTGTGCTGTGGACCTTGACGGCGGCGGCATGGCAGAGCCTGCGGCGGATGAGATCGACGTCGCCGAATTCCTGTCCGTCGAAGACGATGTGCTTGTCGTCGATCTGCGGGAGGACTGGGAACGTGAACTGGCGGTCATCCCCGGCTCAGTCCATCTGCCTCTCGGCGGCCTCCGAGACGGCGGGTGGCGGGCCCTGGAGTCGGCGCTCGGTGACTCCGGTCGAGCAGGGTCACCGGTCGATATCGTCATCCACTGCAAGTCCGGGGCCCGGTCGGCCGAAGCCGCCCAGATACTGTCCGGTTCGGTGCCGGCCGGATTCCGTCTGCGCTCCCTTGCCGGCGGCATCGATGCGTGGGAGGCCGCCGCTCGGGCCCCGGCAGACCAAAGGGACCAGTGA
- a CDS encoding thiazole synthase, which yields MSWMVDDVEMSSRLVMGTGGASSLSILEDALVASGTELTTVAMRRFDAESRDSVFTMLQRLGIRVLPNTAGCYTARDAVLTARLAREALETNWVKLEVIADEDTLLPDPVELFTAAEELVLDGFTVFAYTNDDPALAKRLEDAGVAVVMPAGAPIGSGLGILNPHNIETIVSRAQVPVILDAGVGTASDAALAMELGCTAVLLASAVTRAHDAHAMARAMALAVEAGHLAAGAGRIPKRPLALASSPFDGMVAAQ from the coding sequence ATGAGCTGGATGGTCGATGACGTGGAGATGTCGTCTCGCCTCGTGATGGGCACGGGCGGGGCGAGTTCCCTGAGCATCCTCGAAGACGCCCTCGTGGCCTCGGGAACCGAGCTGACCACAGTGGCGATGCGGCGCTTCGACGCCGAGTCCCGGGACTCGGTGTTCACCATGCTGCAGCGTCTGGGAATCCGGGTGCTGCCGAACACCGCCGGCTGCTATACGGCCCGGGATGCCGTGCTCACCGCCCGACTGGCCAGGGAGGCCCTGGAGACGAACTGGGTGAAGCTCGAGGTCATCGCCGATGAGGACACCCTGCTCCCGGACCCCGTCGAGCTCTTCACCGCCGCCGAGGAGCTCGTCCTCGACGGGTTCACGGTCTTCGCCTACACGAACGATGATCCGGCTCTGGCGAAACGTCTGGAGGATGCCGGGGTGGCCGTGGTGATGCCGGCAGGTGCTCCGATCGGCAGTGGGCTGGGCATCCTCAACCCTCACAACATCGAGACCATCGTCTCCCGTGCACAGGTGCCCGTCATCCTCGACGCCGGTGTCGGCACCGCCTCCGATGCGGCTCTGGCGATGGAGCTCGGGTGCACCGCGGTTCTCCTGGCCTCTGCCGTCACTCGCGCTCACGACGCCCACGCCATGGCTCGGGCGATGGCTCTGGCCGTCGAGGCCGGGCATCTGGCGGCCGGAGCCGGGAGGATCCCCAAACGACCGTTGGCATTGGCATCATCGCCGTTCGATGGAATGGTCGCAGCACAATGA
- the thiS gene encoding sulfur carrier protein ThiS, with amino-acid sequence MTDRDHPPTIVLNGDHHELPGATSALDLIAEVTGRELNPDGTPADGGRLGLALAVDGEVIRRGAWSGFALADGHTVDIVTAVQGG; translated from the coding sequence ATGACCGATCGCGACCACCCACCGACCATCGTCCTCAACGGCGACCATCATGAGCTGCCGGGTGCCACCTCGGCGCTCGACCTCATCGCCGAGGTCACCGGACGGGAACTGAATCCCGATGGGACACCGGCCGACGGCGGACGCTTAGGGCTGGCCCTGGCCGTCGACGGCGAGGTCATCCGTCGCGGTGCCTGGTCCGGGTTCGCCCTGGCCGACGGGCACACCGTCGACATCGTCACCGCAGTGCAGGGAGGCTGA
- the thiO gene encoding glycine oxidase ThiO: MRVIIVGAGIIGLSTAWYLRRFGADVTIIDPAPAQGASHAAAGMIAPAAEVVWGQTPLYPLMRTSAQMFPEFAAEVASAAGTDLGFTDAGTLVCAGDRADLQALRELREAQSRSGFATELITGSAARHIEPSLSPAVAGAVHIPGDHSIDPRRVSAGLLSALAAGSESLLIRQRVAELLGDGAATTGVTLGDGRRLEADQVVVCAGSATTEIAGAPPLPIREVWGDVLRLRAPAEATPLLTRTIRGLVNGRPVYLVPRPDGEIVLGASSREDGLSGTPAGAIHRLLSDGQRLVPGILDAEITDITTRARPGSPDDLPMIGRIDPGCVVSTGYFRHGILLAPFGGRLGAELALGAASDWPPDGTLESVSPHRFTTDHTTAYPMRSNS; the protein is encoded by the coding sequence GTGAGAGTCATCATCGTCGGCGCCGGGATCATCGGCCTGTCCACGGCCTGGTATCTGCGCCGTTTCGGTGCCGATGTCACCATCATCGATCCTGCCCCCGCCCAGGGTGCGAGCCATGCCGCCGCGGGGATGATCGCTCCCGCTGCCGAGGTGGTCTGGGGGCAGACTCCCCTGTATCCGCTGATGCGGACCTCGGCTCAGATGTTTCCGGAATTCGCCGCCGAGGTGGCGAGCGCCGCCGGCACCGATCTCGGTTTCACAGATGCCGGGACCTTGGTGTGTGCGGGTGACCGGGCTGATCTGCAGGCTCTGCGGGAACTGCGCGAAGCACAATCGCGATCGGGTTTCGCCACCGAGCTCATCACCGGCAGTGCCGCCCGCCATATCGAACCGTCGCTGTCGCCTGCCGTGGCCGGGGCTGTGCACATTCCCGGTGATCACTCGATCGATCCGCGTCGTGTATCGGCGGGACTGCTGTCTGCTCTTGCGGCTGGCTCAGAATCGCTCCTCATCCGGCAGCGGGTGGCCGAGCTGCTGGGGGATGGTGCGGCGACAACCGGCGTCACACTGGGAGACGGCCGCCGGTTGGAAGCCGACCAGGTGGTCGTCTGCGCCGGCAGCGCCACCACCGAGATCGCCGGTGCCCCGCCGCTGCCGATCCGGGAAGTCTGGGGTGATGTGCTGCGCTTGCGTGCCCCCGCCGAGGCGACTCCCCTGCTGACTCGGACCATCCGCGGGTTGGTCAACGGTCGTCCTGTCTACCTGGTTCCCCGCCCCGACGGTGAGATCGTGCTCGGTGCCAGTTCCCGTGAGGACGGGCTCTCCGGCACCCCTGCCGGGGCGATCCACCGGCTGCTCTCTGACGGGCAGCGATTGGTCCCGGGCATCCTCGACGCGGAGATCACCGACATCACCACCCGTGCTCGTCCTGGTTCTCCCGACGACCTGCCGATGATCGGGCGCATCGATCCCGGCTGCGTTGTGAGCACCGGCTACTTCCGACATGGCATCCTCTTGGCCCCGTTCGGCGGCCGGCTCGGCGCCGAGCTCGCCCTGGGTGCTGCCTCCGACTGGCCTCCTGACGGGACGCTCGAGTCCGTGTCCCCACACCGCTTCACCACAGACCACACCACCGCCTACCCGATGAGGAGCAACTCATGA
- the thiE gene encoding thiamine phosphate synthase, whose translation MTTQMPPRTAARQTKRAWRQARLAEASLYLCTDARTAQGDLAEFLDAAYRGGVDIIQLRDKSLEARAEIAALEVLRDVAARHGRLFSVNDRADVALLTDADVFHVGQGDLTSSQARAVLGPDVILGRSTHSLEQALAAEADPETDYFCVGPVWETPTKPGRAAVGTALLTAAAAKASKPWFAIGGIAAGERLDAIRQAGANRAVVVRAITSADDPAAVARVLTEELE comes from the coding sequence ATGACCACACAGATGCCACCGCGCACCGCAGCGCGGCAGACGAAGAGAGCCTGGAGGCAGGCCCGTTTGGCCGAAGCGTCGCTCTACCTGTGCACCGATGCCCGGACCGCTCAAGGCGACCTCGCCGAGTTCCTCGACGCCGCCTACCGCGGGGGAGTCGACATCATCCAGCTGAGGGACAAGAGCCTCGAGGCCCGCGCCGAGATCGCAGCATTGGAAGTCCTCAGGGATGTCGCCGCACGCCACGGCAGACTCTTCTCCGTCAACGACCGCGCCGATGTCGCGCTGCTGACCGACGCAGATGTCTTCCACGTCGGTCAAGGCGACCTCACCAGCAGTCAGGCCCGGGCCGTGCTCGGCCCCGACGTCATCCTCGGACGCTCCACCCATTCCCTCGAGCAGGCGCTCGCCGCCGAGGCGGACCCGGAAACCGACTACTTCTGCGTCGGGCCGGTCTGGGAGACCCCGACGAAACCCGGCCGTGCCGCAGTGGGGACGGCACTGCTGACCGCTGCCGCCGCGAAGGCGAGCAAACCGTGGTTCGCGATCGGCGGCATCGCGGCAGGGGAGAGACTGGACGCGATCCGGCAGGCGGGCGCGAACCGTGCCGTCGTCGTCCGTGCGATAACCTCGGCAGACGACCCCGCTGCGGTCGCACGGGTGCTCACGGAGGAGTTGGAATGA
- a CDS encoding 2-dehydropantoate 2-reductase codes for MTPAADSTSTGRGAGADLSILIAGAGATGGAFGTYLQEAGRDVTFLLRQARAATVRADGLRFTAPGADRTNQVDVITAEELSASTRTFDLVLVAVKAGGLDSVIDDIGPAVGEQTTIIPFLNGMAQIEKLHNRYPGQVLGGFVKIVGTIRDGAVVQLTDLAVMTIGDLHGAAVPTRISEALDAPGFKLQIVDGVIDGLWEKWTFIAAAGVVTCLFRAPVGAIMAAGGRSHVHAIIDELEAVAAAAGHPVSEASHDMTLQMLTEDGSAFTSSLYRDVTAGLPSETEHILGDLSAKAEELGVATPLLDLTLVQLRAGEAQKRL; via the coding sequence ATGACCCCAGCAGCTGACAGCACATCCACCGGACGCGGTGCAGGCGCCGACCTGTCGATTCTCATCGCCGGGGCAGGCGCCACCGGCGGAGCGTTCGGCACCTATCTGCAGGAAGCCGGGCGCGATGTCACGTTCCTGCTCCGGCAGGCTCGGGCGGCGACGGTCCGCGCGGACGGACTGCGCTTCACCGCTCCCGGTGCCGATCGGACGAACCAGGTCGATGTCATCACCGCCGAGGAGCTCAGTGCCTCAACGCGGACCTTCGACCTCGTCCTCGTCGCGGTCAAAGCGGGTGGACTCGACTCGGTCATCGACGATATCGGACCGGCTGTGGGAGAGCAGACGACGATCATCCCGTTCCTCAACGGCATGGCCCAGATCGAGAAGCTTCACAACAGGTACCCCGGGCAGGTGCTCGGCGGGTTCGTCAAGATCGTCGGCACGATCAGAGACGGAGCCGTCGTCCAGCTCACCGACCTTGCGGTGATGACCATCGGCGATCTTCACGGCGCGGCCGTACCCACGCGAATCTCCGAGGCCCTCGACGCCCCCGGATTCAAACTCCAGATCGTCGATGGAGTCATCGACGGGCTGTGGGAGAAGTGGACCTTCATCGCCGCCGCGGGAGTCGTCACCTGTCTGTTCCGCGCCCCGGTCGGGGCGATCATGGCAGCAGGCGGCAGATCGCACGTGCATGCCATCATCGACGAACTCGAAGCCGTGGCGGCCGCGGCCGGACACCCGGTGTCGGAGGCCTCTCACGACATGACGCTGCAGATGCTCACCGAGGACGGCTCTGCCTTCACCTCATCCCTCTACCGGGATGTGACGGCAGGGCTGCCGAGCGAAACGGAGCACATCCTCGGCGATCTGTCGGCCAAGGCAGAGGAGCTGGGAGTCGCGACTCCGCTGCTCGACCTCACGCTTGTGCAGCTGCGGGCTGGGGAAGCCCAGAAGCGGCTCTGA
- a CDS encoding DedA family protein: MDLALELLTATLTSPWVYLLIAVAAALDSLVPIVPSETLLITAATFAAAGQPHPAGLVIAAAGGALLGDLAAHLVGRLAASGVGRWRRWTRIAELLDSARTVFSRRGGTVLIAGRFVPGGRSLATIGSGLLGSPTRTFLLWDGIGALAWALYSTGIGLIGGTIFDDRPLLGVAFGIGIALAITGAAELVRRLRRRRHGRSGRGERRRRSGRSRRRFDELRARDVMMEGMSQTHVWYVSYGSNMARDRLACYLQGGRPPGAKVTYPGARDAALPRAEAGIELPGTIYFAGESKVWGGGMAFYDHSVPGPTPAKAYLITAEQFADVAAQEMHRPPEPDSPLERLVFDLPAGSSHSLGPGGYETLLVLNVADGVPMVTFTAAHSSSDIQHTQPQEPYLAMLRTGTAEVRAASGLPQPAAAQA, from the coding sequence ATGGATCTCGCACTCGAGCTGCTCACCGCCACACTCACCTCACCGTGGGTGTACCTGCTCATCGCCGTGGCTGCGGCGCTGGACTCGCTCGTGCCGATCGTGCCGTCGGAGACTCTGCTCATCACCGCTGCGACCTTCGCCGCTGCGGGTCAGCCTCACCCGGCAGGACTCGTCATCGCCGCAGCCGGCGGCGCTCTCCTCGGCGATCTGGCCGCTCACCTCGTCGGCCGCTTGGCCGCTTCGGGTGTCGGCCGGTGGCGGCGGTGGACTCGAATTGCGGAGCTCCTCGACTCCGCCCGCACGGTCTTCTCACGCCGAGGCGGGACCGTGCTCATCGCCGGTCGGTTCGTTCCCGGGGGCCGCAGCTTGGCGACGATCGGATCCGGCCTGCTCGGATCTCCGACCCGCACCTTTCTGCTCTGGGACGGAATCGGGGCTCTGGCCTGGGCGCTCTATTCGACGGGTATCGGACTCATCGGAGGCACGATATTCGATGACCGGCCGCTGCTCGGAGTCGCTTTCGGCATCGGCATCGCCTTGGCCATCACCGGTGCGGCCGAACTCGTCCGACGATTACGCCGGCGCAGACACGGACGTAGCGGACGCGGCGAACGCCGCCGACGCAGCGGACGCAGCCGACGCCGATTCGACGAACTCCGAGCCCGAGATGTCATGATGGAGGGGATGTCTCAAACACATGTGTGGTACGTCAGCTACGGATCGAACATGGCTCGCGATCGGCTCGCCTGCTATCTGCAGGGCGGGCGACCGCCCGGCGCTAAGGTGACTTATCCAGGTGCCAGAGACGCAGCACTGCCCCGTGCCGAAGCCGGGATCGAACTGCCCGGAACGATCTACTTCGCCGGCGAATCGAAGGTCTGGGGCGGCGGAATGGCCTTCTACGATCATTCTGTCCCCGGACCGACCCCGGCCAAGGCCTACCTCATCACCGCCGAACAGTTCGCCGATGTGGCCGCCCAGGAGATGCACCGCCCACCCGAGCCCGACAGTCCGCTGGAACGCCTCGTCTTCGACCTGCCGGCCGGCAGCTCCCATTCTCTGGGCCCGGGCGGCTACGAAACGCTGCTCGTCCTCAATGTCGCCGATGGCGTCCCCATGGTCACATTCACCGCTGCCCACAGTTCGTCCGACATCCAACACACTCAGCCGCAGGAGCCGTATCTGGCGATGCTGCGCACGGGCACAGCCGAGGTCAGAGCCGCTTCTGGGCTTCCCCAGCCCGCAGCTGCACAAGCGTGA
- a CDS encoding histidine kinase: MPWPSALSTRRPPEARMFAARWARSVLAVVWGGLLCLPLLAASVLSPSSRVAAKVRDWELARHSHGFGLVLASAPTHRRFLLGNGLIAAVAIIPTANLLGGFVVVTLGSLFQGFFIGGAVNIGFDMWSISQPTLFVGVLYGAANLIGAIALSEAASWAHGRIDARFVEVKRPFAVYTRISELLTTRRGVVLAIDEERRRIERDLHDGVQQNVVSLSVLIARARRASDPVKSQALLDDALGQSQDLIDEMREVAWRVYPTALDDHGLRPVLERIAGRSPIPLTLVTVPEGRFPPAAESAAYFVVREAVTNVVKHAEAAAITVSIVTEARTALTVTVSDDGVGGADPRGGGLQGLARRVGALDGSLDVDSREGAGTTVSARIPLGTEAQDGSTTKEKK, translated from the coding sequence ATGCCCTGGCCGAGCGCGCTGTCCACCCGTCGTCCTCCCGAAGCCCGGATGTTCGCCGCGCGCTGGGCACGTTCCGTCCTCGCGGTGGTGTGGGGCGGTCTGCTGTGTCTTCCGCTCCTCGCCGCCTCCGTGCTCTCACCCTCATCACGAGTGGCCGCCAAGGTGCGAGACTGGGAGCTCGCCCGGCATTCTCACGGGTTCGGACTCGTCCTCGCTTCCGCACCGACCCACCGCCGGTTCCTGCTCGGCAACGGCCTCATCGCAGCAGTGGCAATCATCCCCACTGCAAACCTCCTCGGCGGATTCGTCGTCGTGACTCTCGGCTCGCTCTTCCAAGGATTCTTCATCGGGGGAGCCGTGAACATCGGATTCGACATGTGGTCGATCTCCCAGCCCACACTCTTCGTCGGAGTCCTCTACGGGGCGGCGAACCTCATCGGCGCCATCGCCCTGTCCGAGGCGGCAAGCTGGGCGCACGGTCGCATCGATGCGCGTTTCGTCGAGGTGAAGCGCCCCTTCGCCGTCTACACCCGCATCAGCGAACTGCTGACAACCCGCCGTGGAGTCGTTCTCGCCATCGACGAGGAACGACGCCGGATCGAGCGCGACCTGCACGACGGCGTGCAGCAGAACGTCGTCTCCCTGTCCGTGCTCATCGCCCGAGCCAGACGCGCGTCCGACCCGGTGAAGTCCCAAGCGCTGCTCGACGATGCTCTGGGCCAGTCCCAGGACCTCATCGACGAGATGCGGGAAGTCGCGTGGCGGGTCTATCCGACAGCGCTGGACGACCATGGACTGCGACCCGTGCTCGAAAGAATCGCCGGTCGCAGTCCTATTCCGCTGACCCTCGTGACCGTGCCGGAGGGCAGATTTCCGCCGGCAGCGGAGTCTGCAGCATATTTCGTCGTCCGAGAGGCCGTGACGAACGTCGTCAAGCACGCCGAGGCGGCCGCGATCACGGTGAGCATCGTCACCGAGGCCCGGACCGCGTTGACCGTGACCGTCTCCGACGACGGTGTCGGCGGAGCCGATCCGCGCGGGGGAGGACTCCAAGGGCTCGCGCGGCGGGTCGGAGCTCTCGACGGGAGTCTCGACGTCGACTCCCGTGAGGGCGCAGGCACCACAGTCAGCGCTCGGATCCCGCTCGGGACCGAAGCACAGGACGGCAGCACGACGAAGGAGAAGAAGTGA
- a CDS encoding response regulator transcription factor — MRVVLADDAVLLREGVRSLLEDEGISVVASVGDGGELLRAVAELRPTLAIVDVRMPPTHTTEGLEAALAIKRRFPDIGVLVLSQYVLREYATELLSTESVGVGYLLKNRVTDIDRFLESVQRIAEGGTVIDPDVVRQLLTTSERHNTLSTLTPRESEVLEAMAEGLSNRGIGERLFVSVSSVEKAISSIFDKLGLQAGETTSRRVAAVLAYLNRERGEK, encoded by the coding sequence ATGCGCGTCGTCCTCGCCGACGACGCGGTGCTGCTGCGCGAAGGTGTGCGCAGTCTGCTCGAAGACGAAGGGATCAGCGTCGTCGCGTCCGTCGGCGACGGAGGGGAGCTGCTGCGGGCGGTCGCCGAGCTGCGGCCGACCCTGGCCATCGTCGACGTGCGGATGCCGCCGACTCACACCACCGAGGGCCTCGAAGCGGCATTGGCGATCAAACGCCGCTTCCCTGACATCGGAGTGCTCGTGCTCAGCCAATACGTGCTGCGCGAATATGCGACCGAACTGCTGAGCACCGAATCAGTGGGCGTCGGCTACCTCCTGAAGAACCGGGTGACTGACATCGACCGGTTCCTCGAGTCGGTGCAGCGGATCGCAGAGGGAGGGACGGTCATCGACCCCGACGTCGTCCGGCAGCTGCTGACCACCTCGGAGAGGCATAACACGCTGTCGACCCTGACTCCGCGGGAAAGCGAAGTGCTCGAGGCGATGGCCGAAGGACTGTCGAATCGAGGCATCGGCGAACGCCTCTTCGTCTCGGTCAGCTCCGTCGAAAAGGCGATCAGCTCCATCTTCGATAAACTCGGCCTCCAGGCAGGGGAGACCACGAGCCGCCGTGTCGCGGCCGTGCTCGCCTACCTCAACCGAGAACGAGGAGAGAAATGA
- a CDS encoding alpha-hydroxy acid oxidase: MKRRLPDVRELAPLLQFDLPRLDRVAARLESAADIWDLRRIAKRVTPTAPFDYVDGAALDERTLAKNREALGNVELLPRILHGVDAPDTSTTIAGARARLPFGIAPTGYTRMMHSAGEVAGVRAAAKAGIPFSLSTMGTTSVEDVAKAAPDSTRWFQLYLWKDRQRSLDLIQRAAGSGYETLLVTVDTPITGQRLRDHRNGLTIPPRLTLGTILDASYRPGWWFNFLTTEPPKYASLSNTSQSLAEMTKTMFDPTLDLDDLRWIRDQWNGRLFVKGILTAEDARRARSVGADGLVVSNHGGRQLDRAPDSLTSLAEVRAEVGPEMELIFDSGVMSGTDVVAALCAGADFVLIGRAYLYGLMAGGQRGVERAIELIQQEILTAMGLMGARSISDLGPDLVRGLPQAPAPDRHLPADSV, from the coding sequence ATGAAGCGCCGACTGCCCGATGTGAGAGAACTCGCCCCCTTGCTGCAGTTCGACCTGCCCCGACTCGACCGGGTCGCAGCCCGATTGGAGTCGGCCGCAGACATCTGGGACCTCCGCCGCATCGCCAAGCGCGTGACACCGACCGCGCCGTTCGACTATGTCGACGGTGCCGCTCTGGACGAACGGACCTTGGCGAAGAACCGTGAGGCGCTCGGCAACGTCGAGCTCCTTCCCCGCATCCTCCACGGAGTCGATGCGCCGGATACGTCGACGACGATCGCCGGCGCCCGAGCCCGGCTGCCCTTCGGCATCGCCCCGACCGGCTACACGCGCATGATGCACTCCGCCGGCGAGGTCGCCGGAGTCCGCGCGGCAGCGAAGGCCGGAATCCCGTTCTCACTGTCGACGATGGGCACGACTTCGGTCGAAGACGTCGCAAAGGCGGCGCCGGATTCCACCCGATGGTTCCAGCTCTACCTGTGGAAGGACCGGCAGCGCAGCCTCGACCTGATCCAGCGGGCCGCCGGCAGCGGATACGAGACCCTGCTGGTCACCGTCGACACCCCGATCACCGGTCAGCGTCTGCGCGATCACCGCAACGGGCTGACGATCCCGCCCCGTCTGACACTGGGAACGATCCTCGACGCCTCCTATCGTCCCGGCTGGTGGTTCAACTTCCTCACCACCGAACCGCCGAAGTACGCGTCGCTGTCGAACACCTCCCAGTCCCTGGCGGAGATGACGAAGACGATGTTCGACCCGACCCTCGACCTCGATGACCTGCGGTGGATCCGCGACCAATGGAACGGACGCCTGTTCGTCAAGGGGATCCTCACCGCCGAGGATGCCCGGCGCGCCCGATCCGTCGGAGCCGATGGACTCGTCGTATCCAACCACGGCGGCCGCCAGCTCGATCGGGCCCCCGATTCGCTGACCTCCCTGGCCGAAGTCCGTGCGGAGGTCGGTCCTGAGATGGAGCTCATCTTCGACTCCGGCGTCATGTCCGGCACCGATGTCGTCGCCGCGCTGTGCGCCGGAGCCGACTTCGTGCTCATCGGCCGGGCGTACCTGTACGGGCTCATGGCCGGAGGCCAACGCGGAGTCGAGAGGGCGATTGAGCTCATACAGCAGGAGATCCTCACCGCCATGGGGCTCATGGGCGCCCGGAGCATCTCCGATCTGGGCCCCGACCTCGTCCGCGGCCTGCCCCAGGCACCGGCCCCGGACCGGCATCTGCCGGCCGACTCCGTGTGA